One part of the Halopenitus persicus genome encodes these proteins:
- a CDS encoding 50S ribosomal protein L24e, whose amino-acid sequence MVETRTCDYTGEEIEPGTGTMFVKTDGTILHFVDSKAEKNYFMGREARDLEWTEAGQAAKGEDE is encoded by the coding sequence ATGGTCGAGACGCGAACCTGTGATTACACCGGCGAGGAGATCGAGCCCGGCACGGGCACGATGTTCGTGAAGACGGACGGAACGATCCTCCACTTCGTCGACTCGAAGGCGGAGAAGAACTACTTCATGGGCCGTGAAGCCCGCGACCTCGAGTGGACCGAGGCCGGGCAGGCCGCCAAGGGCGAGGACGAATGA
- a CDS encoding branched-chain amino acid ABC transporter permease, protein MVDIGLFTQIVINGLLLGGIYVTIGVGFSLAFGVLEVVDFAVGEYVMVGAFMGAVLAPLFGAEGVFVIPIVLVVFFAVGALIQPLIHHVTTGDRPHPLLMGLVFTFGLATFLRGGVLTVFGPNSQDVPSSLLTGGIAVPGLGTFPVVRTVTAVFGVSGLVVFMYYLYRTRGGMAIRAIAEDRTNARLMGININRYQSIAYGAYAALTGSAGVFIGMTFNASPGMGLQYTAFAFFMVVLAGMGYLPGVIIAGIVLGLTQSFTAVYISGNAVLLVLFAIIYVVLLVSPAGILGKGEWAT, encoded by the coding sequence ATGGTCGATATTGGACTCTTCACGCAGATCGTGATCAACGGCCTCCTGCTCGGGGGGATCTACGTCACGATCGGCGTCGGCTTCTCGCTGGCGTTCGGCGTGCTCGAGGTCGTCGACTTCGCGGTCGGCGAGTACGTGATGGTCGGCGCGTTCATGGGGGCGGTGCTCGCGCCCCTGTTCGGCGCCGAGGGGGTCTTCGTGATCCCGATCGTGCTCGTCGTCTTCTTCGCGGTCGGCGCGCTCATCCAGCCGCTGATCCACCACGTGACGACCGGCGATAGGCCCCACCCGCTGTTGATGGGACTCGTCTTCACGTTCGGGCTGGCGACGTTCCTTCGCGGGGGCGTGCTCACGGTCTTCGGTCCGAACAGCCAGGACGTCCCCTCGTCCCTGTTGACCGGCGGCATCGCCGTCCCGGGGCTCGGAACGTTCCCCGTGGTCCGGACGGTGACCGCCGTCTTCGGCGTGAGCGGCCTGGTCGTGTTCATGTACTACCTGTACCGAACGCGCGGCGGGATGGCCATCCGTGCGATCGCCGAGGACCGGACGAACGCCAGGCTGATGGGGATCAACATCAACCGCTACCAGTCGATCGCCTACGGCGCCTACGCAGCGTTGACCGGGAGCGCCGGCGTCTTCATCGGAATGACGTTCAACGCGAGCCCGGGAATGGGCCTGCAGTACACGGCGTTCGCGTTCTTCATGGTCGTGCTCGCCGGAATGGGATACCTTCCCGGCGTCATCATTGCGGGGATCGTGCTCGGGCTCACCCAGTCGTTCACCGCAGTGTACATCAGCGGGAACGCGGTGCTGCTCGTCCTGTTCGCGATCATCTACGTCGTGTTGCTCGTCTCGCCGGCCGGCATCCTCGGGAAGGGGGAGTGGGCCACATGA
- a CDS encoding branched-chain amino acid ABC transporter permease, with translation MTGTAPVIDRLPGDRRYWFLALGVLLLAWPFLFGSFWARIGLGALMWIGLAQSWNMIGGYAGYLDFGHGAYFGIGGFAAGIAMVQFGYPFVVGFVLAIVVAAVLAYLVAVPTLRLTGAYFAIATWALAESIKQAALILEITGGTFGLSLPRSPDTFIGIAVPFAISETFFYYAMLLLCTATMLVTYYLFERHEFGYRVKALRDDQDAAESLGIDTTRVKRQVYVLSCVVAAVFGSVYAWYIVFIHPNDVLAPIVTDRMVIMALLGGLGTLTGPIFGGLLVFLLQRLSSVFLGSSTFYLPLIGVLIMVTVLFAPSGIIGILRGEVGRDDVRKNLKELGEKFDLL, from the coding sequence ATGACCGGAACCGCCCCCGTGATCGACCGATTGCCGGGCGACCGACGATATTGGTTCCTCGCCCTCGGCGTCCTGCTGCTCGCCTGGCCGTTCCTGTTCGGGTCCTTCTGGGCGCGGATCGGCCTCGGCGCGCTGATGTGGATCGGACTGGCCCAGTCGTGGAACATGATCGGCGGCTACGCCGGCTACCTGGACTTCGGCCACGGCGCCTACTTCGGCATCGGCGGGTTCGCGGCCGGGATCGCGATGGTGCAGTTCGGCTACCCGTTCGTCGTCGGGTTCGTCCTCGCGATCGTCGTCGCCGCCGTCCTGGCGTATCTGGTGGCGGTGCCGACGCTTCGGCTCACGGGCGCGTACTTCGCGATCGCGACGTGGGCGCTGGCCGAATCGATCAAGCAGGCGGCGCTGATCCTCGAGATCACCGGCGGGACGTTCGGGTTGAGCCTGCCGCGGTCGCCGGACACGTTCATCGGGATCGCGGTCCCGTTCGCGATCTCGGAGACGTTCTTTTACTACGCGATGTTGCTCCTGTGCACGGCGACGATGCTCGTCACGTACTACCTGTTCGAGCGGCACGAGTTCGGCTACCGGGTGAAGGCGCTGCGTGACGACCAGGACGCGGCCGAGTCGCTCGGCATCGACACGACTCGCGTCAAGCGACAGGTGTACGTGCTCTCCTGCGTCGTTGCCGCGGTGTTCGGGTCGGTGTACGCGTGGTACATCGTCTTCATCCATCCGAACGACGTCCTGGCACCCATCGTCACCGACCGGATGGTGATCATGGCGCTGCTGGGCGGACTCGGAACGCTGACAGGGCCGATCTTCGGCGGGCTGTTGGTGTTCCTGCTCCAGCGCCTCTCGTCGGTGTTCCTCGGATCGAGCACGTTCTACCTCCCGCTGATCGGGGTGCTCATTATGGTCACGGTGCTGTTCGCGCCAAGCGGGATCATCGGGATCCTCCGCGGCGAGGTCGGACGTGACGACGTGCGAAAGAACCTCAAGGAGCTCGGGGAGAAGTTCGATCTACTATGA
- a CDS encoding tRNA (N(6)-L-threonylcarbamoyladenosine(37)-C(2))-methylthiotransferase — MATYHIETYGCTSNRGESREIERALRDGGHRPADGPTEADVAILNTCTVVEKTERNMLRRAEELAEETADLIVTGCMALAQGEQFREAGIDAEVLHWDDVPTHVRNGECPTPASDTEPILDGVVGILPIARGCMSNCSYCITKFATGRVDSPSVEENVEKARALVHAGAKEIRVTGQDTGVYGWDDGDRKLPELLDRICAIDGEFRVRLGMANPGGIHGIHEELADVFARNEKLYDFIHAPVQSGSDEVLESMRRQHRVDKFREVVETFDDRLDHWTLSTDFIVGFPTETSADHERSMDLLREVRPEKINVTRFSKRPGTDAAEMKGLGGTVKKERSKAMSELKMDVVGEAYESLVGTVREVLVVEEGTGDSVKCRDSAYRQVIVQNATDHGLAPGDFATVEVTGHNTVYAFGEPV; from the coding sequence ATGGCGACGTATCACATCGAGACGTACGGCTGTACGTCCAACCGGGGTGAGAGCCGCGAGATCGAGCGGGCGCTGCGCGACGGCGGCCACCGCCCCGCCGACGGGCCCACGGAGGCCGACGTCGCCATCCTCAACACCTGCACCGTCGTCGAGAAGACGGAGCGGAACATGCTGCGCCGCGCCGAGGAGCTGGCCGAGGAGACCGCCGACCTGATCGTCACGGGCTGCATGGCGCTCGCACAGGGCGAGCAGTTCCGCGAGGCCGGCATCGACGCCGAGGTGCTCCACTGGGACGACGTCCCGACCCACGTGCGCAACGGCGAGTGTCCGACCCCGGCGTCCGACACGGAGCCGATCCTCGACGGCGTGGTGGGGATCCTCCCGATCGCCCGGGGCTGTATGAGCAACTGCTCGTACTGCATCACCAAGTTCGCGACCGGCCGCGTCGACTCGCCGTCGGTCGAGGAGAACGTCGAGAAGGCCCGCGCACTCGTCCACGCCGGCGCCAAGGAGATCCGGGTGACGGGACAGGACACCGGCGTCTACGGCTGGGACGACGGCGACCGGAAGCTCCCGGAGCTGCTCGACCGGATCTGTGCCATCGACGGCGAGTTCCGGGTCCGGCTGGGGATGGCCAACCCCGGCGGCATCCACGGGATCCACGAGGAGCTGGCCGACGTCTTCGCGCGCAACGAGAAGCTCTACGACTTCATCCACGCGCCGGTCCAGTCGGGCAGCGACGAGGTGCTCGAGTCGATGCGCCGCCAACACCGCGTCGACAAGTTCCGCGAGGTCGTGGAGACGTTCGACGACCGGCTCGACCACTGGACGCTCTCGACCGACTTCATCGTCGGGTTCCCGACGGAGACCAGCGCCGACCACGAGCGGTCGATGGACCTCCTGCGGGAGGTCCGTCCCGAGAAGATCAACGTCACCCGCTTCTCGAAGCGCCCCGGCACCGACGCCGCCGAGATGAAGGGCCTCGGCGGCACCGTCAAGAAGGAGCGCTCGAAGGCGATGTCCGAGCTGAAGATGGACGTCGTCGGCGAGGCCTACGAGTCGCTGGTCGGGACCGTTCGCGAGGTGCTCGTCGTCGAGGAGGGGACCGGCGACTCGGTGAAGTGTCGCGACTCCGCGTATCGACAGGTTATCGTACAGAACGCCACCGACCACGGGCTCGCGCCCGGCGACTTCGCGACCGTCGAGGTCACCGGCCACAACACCGTCTACGCGTTCGGCGAGCCGGTATAG
- a CDS encoding amino acid ABC transporter substrate-binding protein → MPRKHDDRRTFLKSVGAAATTVGLAGCAGLGGGPERDTFLLGAVTSLSGDLRFGGGVTQRGYDMWADTINREQGGIEIGGDTYEVEVEYADAQSNPSAGADAASQMINAGADALLGPYSSNVTLSVCPIAEQNSMPHITGSAESPQIWQEGYQYSFGTIPTVSIIGNEATSALLNLEPQPESVYVTGVNEPFSEATAVSMRTAAEDAGVTVENYELFPRDTDYTNVVSAAQNADPDLHLHGGHIGSHVDLVSAASQLGYSPDGFLMHYGVNTGSYKDGAGAQAPYTFGATVWIPSVDRSGGVLFDSPQAYADAAEAAYGSAPDYTQAGSTAAGIVYQEALKELNAAPPLSQDDKDELIGILEEIEVNTFYGDVTFEVGGEYHHNNINTQTLLIQLGEDGSPTIVGPEDAATGEPNYPVPAWDER, encoded by the coding sequence ATGCCACGAAAGCACGACGATCGTCGAACGTTCCTGAAAAGCGTCGGGGCCGCGGCAACCACCGTGGGGCTTGCGGGCTGTGCCGGACTCGGTGGCGGTCCCGAACGGGATACCTTCCTCCTGGGCGCGGTCACGTCGCTGTCGGGCGACCTCCGCTTCGGCGGCGGGGTCACCCAGCGCGGCTACGACATGTGGGCGGACACGATCAACCGCGAGCAGGGCGGAATCGAGATCGGCGGCGACACCTACGAAGTCGAGGTCGAGTACGCCGACGCGCAGTCGAACCCCTCGGCCGGCGCCGACGCCGCCTCGCAGATGATCAACGCCGGCGCCGACGCGCTCCTCGGGCCGTACTCGAGCAACGTGACCCTCTCCGTCTGTCCGATCGCGGAGCAGAACTCGATGCCGCACATCACCGGCAGCGCCGAGTCGCCGCAGATCTGGCAGGAGGGCTATCAGTACAGCTTCGGGACGATTCCGACGGTGAGCATCATCGGCAACGAGGCGACGTCCGCGCTGTTGAACCTCGAGCCCCAGCCCGAGTCGGTCTACGTCACGGGCGTGAACGAGCCGTTCTCGGAGGCGACCGCCGTCTCGATGCGAACCGCGGCCGAGGACGCCGGGGTCACCGTCGAGAACTACGAGCTGTTCCCGCGCGATACGGACTACACGAACGTCGTGAGCGCGGCGCAGAACGCCGATCCGGACCTGCACCTCCACGGCGGACACATCGGCAGCCACGTCGACCTCGTCAGCGCGGCCTCGCAGCTCGGATACTCCCCGGACGGGTTCCTGATGCACTACGGCGTCAACACGGGCTCGTACAAGGACGGGGCCGGCGCCCAGGCGCCCTACACCTTCGGTGCGACCGTGTGGATCCCGAGCGTCGACCGGTCCGGCGGCGTGCTCTTCGACTCCCCGCAGGCGTACGCCGACGCGGCCGAGGCCGCGTACGGCTCCGCGCCCGACTACACGCAGGCCGGCTCGACCGCGGCCGGGATCGTCTACCAGGAGGCGCTCAAGGAGCTCAACGCGGCACCGCCGCTCTCCCAGGACGACAAGGACGAGCTCATCGGCATCCTCGAGGAGATCGAGGTCAACACCTTCTACGGCGACGTCACCTTCGAGGTCGGCGGCGAGTACCACCACAACAACATCAACACGCAGACCCTCCTCATCCAGCTCGGCGAGGACGGGTCGCCCACGATCGTCGGTCCCGAGGACGCCGCGACCGGCGAGCCCAACTACCCCGTCCCCGCCTGGGACGAGCGGTAA
- the ndk gene encoding nucleoside-diphosphate kinase, translating to MSHHDERTFVMVKPDGVNRGLIGEIVSRFEDRGLQLVGAKFMRIDEELAHEHYGEHADKPFFDGLVEFITSDPVFAMVWEGADATRQVRAMVGETDPAESDPGTIRGDFGLDLGHNVIHASDHEDEGANEREIDLFFEEDELVDWTRSGTTWVYEDVE from the coding sequence ATGAGCCACCACGACGAGCGCACCTTCGTGATGGTCAAGCCCGACGGCGTCAACCGCGGGCTGATCGGCGAGATCGTCTCCCGGTTCGAGGACCGCGGGCTCCAGCTCGTCGGCGCGAAGTTCATGCGGATCGACGAGGAGCTCGCCCACGAACACTACGGCGAGCACGCGGACAAGCCGTTCTTCGACGGGCTCGTCGAGTTCATCACGTCCGACCCGGTCTTCGCGATGGTCTGGGAGGGCGCCGACGCGACCCGCCAGGTCCGCGCGATGGTCGGCGAGACCGACCCCGCCGAGTCCGACCCGGGCACGATCCGCGGCGACTTCGGGCTCGATCTGGGCCACAACGTCATCCACGCCTCCGACCACGAGGACGAGGGCGCCAACGAACGCGAGATCGACCTCTTCTTCGAGGAGGACGAGCTCGTCGACTGGACCCGCTCGGGGACGACGTGGGTCTACGAGGACGTCGAGTAA
- a CDS encoding universal stress protein — protein MALLEPDVRLRSDSSPDAHSDSSPDAHSDSSPDAHSDSSPDARSDSSPDGVVFPAAAVRPDGGRFRVLVPLADPHHETALVTLACAVAKRYDGVVDAVHIVTVPDQTSLEHAADHLEDHEENYHEILDAARRDAETVGVPVETHTIVSHRGFEEVFDAARTHDADLVVMGWSPDSRGDPGRIERTVDEVVGDVPCDVLIYRDRGFDPSRVLLPTAGGPDSDLAAEIARILKARYGSEITLLHVAEDGERAAGEAFLEEWALAHGLEDAARRVDTGDVGTAIARAADDATLLAIGATERGLLTRLIRGSVVADVVEDVDCSVLLAERSRTTGLLDRLLGRR, from the coding sequence ATGGCACTCCTCGAGCCCGACGTCCGGTTGCGGTCGGACTCGTCACCGGACGCTCACTCGGACTCGTCACCGGACGCTCACTCGGACTCGTCACCGGACGCTCACTCGGACTCGTCACCGGACGCCCGGTCGGACTCGTCACCGGACGGCGTCGTCTTTCCGGCGGCGGCCGTTCGGCCCGACGGCGGCCGGTTCCGCGTGCTGGTGCCGCTCGCTGACCCGCACCACGAGACTGCGCTCGTCACGCTCGCCTGCGCCGTGGCGAAACGGTACGACGGCGTGGTCGACGCGGTCCACATCGTCACGGTTCCCGACCAGACGTCCCTGGAGCACGCCGCCGACCACCTCGAGGACCACGAGGAGAACTACCACGAGATCCTCGACGCGGCCCGCCGCGACGCCGAAACCGTCGGCGTGCCCGTCGAGACGCACACCATCGTCTCCCACCGCGGCTTCGAGGAGGTCTTCGACGCCGCACGGACCCACGATGCCGACCTCGTCGTGATGGGATGGAGCCCCGACTCGCGCGGCGACCCTGGCCGGATCGAGCGCACCGTCGACGAGGTGGTCGGCGACGTCCCCTGTGACGTCCTCATCTACCGGGATCGAGGGTTCGACCCCTCGCGGGTGCTGCTTCCCACCGCCGGCGGCCCCGACTCCGATCTCGCCGCCGAGATCGCGCGGATCCTCAAAGCACGGTACGGCAGCGAGATCACGCTGTTACACGTGGCGGAGGACGGGGAGCGTGCCGCCGGCGAGGCGTTCCTCGAGGAGTGGGCCCTCGCGCACGGCTTGGAGGACGCCGCCCGGCGGGTCGACACCGGCGACGTGGGGACCGCCATCGCTCGAGCCGCCGACGATGCGACGCTGCTAGCCATCGGGGCGACGGAGCGGGGGCTCCTCACCCGGCTGATTCGTGGCAGCGTGGTGGCCGACGTCGTCGAGGACGTCGACTGCTCGGTGCTGTTGGCGGAACGGTCCCGGACGACCGGGCTTCTCGACCGACTCCTCGGACGTCGGTGA
- a CDS encoding DUF5786 family protein yields the protein MGFGSYDESEQENANRDDEDDGSEAVNVHENDHDGSMSFESDASTDDLVGRLDEMKDDEGE from the coding sequence ATGGGCTTCGGCAGCTACGATGAATCCGAACAGGAGAACGCGAACCGGGACGACGAGGACGACGGTTCCGAGGCGGTCAACGTCCACGAGAACGACCACGACGGCTCGATGTCCTTCGAGAGCGACGCCTCGACCGACGACCTGGTCGGACGGCTCGACGAGATGAAGGACGACGAAGGCGAATAG
- a CDS encoding ABC transporter ATP-binding protein — translation MSDATDESRGSGGSRGSGGSGADADRTADAVPTLSATDVEAGYDQHQVLHGITFESRDGVTCIFGPNGSGKSTFLKTMNGIVPVWDGTITYGDVDLTEEKPEDIVTHGIATLPQGGGIFASLSVEENLNVGAFTVDDADAIAERKAEVLEVFPALEDKLDQKARELSGGQQMMVSLGRAMMTGADTFLLDEPSAGLAPRLVDDAFGLIERLVDRGAQVILIEQNVRAALRLADYVYILAEGEVQFHGPPEDLSEEDELMELYLGL, via the coding sequence ATGAGCGACGCCACCGACGAATCGAGAGGATCGGGAGGATCGAGAGGATCGGGAGGATCGGGAGCCGATGCCGATCGGACGGCGGACGCCGTCCCGACGCTCTCGGCCACCGACGTCGAGGCCGGCTACGACCAGCATCAGGTGCTCCACGGGATCACCTTCGAGAGCCGCGACGGCGTGACCTGCATCTTCGGGCCGAACGGGTCCGGCAAGTCGACGTTCCTCAAGACCATGAACGGGATCGTCCCCGTCTGGGACGGCACGATCACCTACGGCGACGTCGACCTCACCGAGGAGAAGCCGGAGGACATCGTCACCCACGGCATCGCGACGCTGCCGCAGGGCGGCGGCATCTTCGCCAGCCTCTCCGTCGAGGAGAACCTCAACGTCGGCGCGTTCACCGTCGACGACGCGGACGCGATCGCCGAGCGGAAGGCCGAGGTGCTCGAGGTGTTCCCGGCGCTGGAGGACAAGCTCGACCAGAAGGCGCGCGAGCTCTCGGGCGGCCAGCAGATGATGGTGAGCCTCGGCCGGGCGATGATGACCGGGGCCGACACCTTCCTGCTCGACGAGCCCTCGGCCGGGCTCGCGCCCCGGCTGGTCGACGACGCGTTCGGACTCATCGAGCGGCTCGTCGACCGGGGCGCGCAGGTCATCCTGATCGAGCAGAACGTCCGGGCCGCGCTCCGGCTCGCCGACTACGTCTACATCCTCGCGGAGGGCGAGGTGCAGTTCCACGGTCCCCCCGAGGACCTCTCGGAGGAGGACGAGCTGATGGAGCTGTACCTCGGGCTCTAG
- a CDS encoding 30S ribosomal protein S28e yields the protein MSAEEGTGDSTAAEVIEVVGKTGMHGEAMQVKCRIQEGSNQGRIITRNVLGPVRVGDVLQLRETQRDADSIGGQ from the coding sequence ATGAGCGCAGAAGAGGGAACCGGCGACTCGACGGCCGCGGAGGTCATCGAAGTCGTCGGCAAAACCGGGATGCACGGCGAGGCCATGCAGGTCAAATGCCGCATCCAGGAAGGGTCGAATCAGGGCCGCATCATCACGCGAAACGTCCTGGGCCCCGTCCGCGTGGGCGACGTGCTCCAGCTGCGGGAGACCCAGCGTGACGCCGACTCGATCGGAGGGCAATGA
- the rbcL gene encoding type III ribulose-bisphosphate carboxylase, whose product MVGITYEDFLDRSYEPTDDDLVCRFYVEPAADMDAEAAASRVASESSNGTWAALQVEGSVTDLSATAFDIEPTSVGGDTPGTDRREGYDVAVAYPMALFEPGSMPQVLSCIAGNILGMKAVDRIRLRDCEWPEPLATSFPGPAYGAAVRDRIFDAGDRPITATVPKPKVGLSTDQHVEVGYQAWTGGIDLLKDDENLTDQAFNPFHDRLTESLDARDRAEEETGERKSYLVNVTAPGGEMLDRVDAVAAAGGEYVMVDVVTCGWASVQQVRERCDRHGLAIHAHRAMHAGFDRLPDHGVSMRVIAQIARLCGVDQIHTGTADLGKLANEDTAGINEWLGSDLYGLSDVLPTASGGLHPGLVPELVDRLGTRLCIQAGGGIHGHPDGTHAGAKALRAAVDAAAAGEDIETAAEREPALATAIEKWGTETPR is encoded by the coding sequence ATGGTCGGAATCACCTACGAGGATTTCCTGGACCGCTCCTACGAGCCGACTGATGACGACCTCGTCTGCCGGTTCTACGTCGAGCCGGCGGCGGACATGGACGCCGAGGCGGCCGCGTCGCGGGTCGCCTCGGAGTCCTCCAACGGGACGTGGGCGGCTTTGCAGGTCGAGGGGTCGGTGACCGACCTCTCGGCGACCGCCTTCGACATCGAGCCGACGAGCGTCGGCGGCGACACGCCGGGAACGGACCGGCGCGAGGGCTACGACGTCGCCGTCGCCTACCCGATGGCGCTGTTCGAGCCGGGGAGCATGCCGCAGGTGCTGTCGTGCATCGCCGGCAACATCCTCGGGATGAAGGCGGTCGACCGGATCCGCCTGCGCGACTGCGAGTGGCCCGAACCGCTGGCGACGTCGTTTCCCGGCCCGGCGTACGGCGCCGCCGTGCGCGACCGGATCTTCGACGCCGGCGACCGGCCGATCACCGCGACGGTCCCGAAGCCGAAGGTCGGCCTCTCGACCGACCAGCACGTCGAGGTCGGCTATCAGGCCTGGACCGGCGGGATCGACCTGTTGAAGGACGACGAGAACCTCACCGACCAGGCGTTCAACCCGTTCCACGACCGGCTCACCGAGAGCCTCGACGCACGTGACCGCGCCGAGGAGGAGACCGGGGAGCGCAAGTCGTATCTGGTCAACGTCACCGCGCCCGGCGGGGAGATGCTCGACCGCGTGGACGCGGTCGCCGCGGCGGGCGGCGAGTACGTGATGGTCGACGTCGTCACCTGCGGCTGGGCGTCGGTCCAGCAGGTTCGCGAGCGCTGTGACCGTCACGGACTCGCGATCCACGCCCACCGGGCGATGCACGCGGGCTTCGACCGCCTCCCCGACCACGGCGTCTCGATGCGCGTCATCGCCCAGATCGCCCGACTGTGCGGCGTCGACCAGATCCACACGGGGACCGCGGATCTGGGCAAGCTCGCCAACGAGGACACCGCCGGCATCAACGAGTGGCTCGGCTCGGATCTGTACGGTCTCTCGGACGTGCTGCCCACGGCCTCGGGCGGGCTCCATCCGGGGCTGGTGCCCGAACTCGTCGACCGCCTCGGCACGCGGCTGTGCATCCAGGCCGGCGGCGGGATCCACGGCCATCCCGACGGCACCCACGCCGGCGCGAAGGCTCTCCGGGCCGCCGTCGACGCGGCGGCCGCCGGCGAGGACATCGAGACCGCGGCCGAGCGGGAGCCGGCGCTCGCGACGGCCATCGAGAAGTGGGGGACGGAGACGCCGCGGTAG
- the rpl7ae gene encoding 50S ribosomal protein L7Ae, which translates to MAVYVDYDTPADLADRALDALEVARDTGTVKKGTNETTKSVERGNAKLAFVAEDVSPEEIVMHLPELAEEKGIPVVFVETQDDVGHAAGLEVGSAAAAIVDAGEASDDVEDIAGKVEELR; encoded by the coding sequence ATGGCAGTTTACGTAGACTACGACACCCCAGCCGACCTCGCGGACCGCGCGCTCGACGCGCTCGAGGTCGCCCGAGACACCGGTACGGTAAAGAAAGGCACGAACGAAACGACCAAGTCCGTCGAACGCGGCAACGCGAAGCTCGCCTTCGTCGCCGAGGACGTCTCGCCGGAGGAGATCGTGATGCACCTTCCCGAACTCGCCGAGGAGAAGGGCATCCCGGTCGTCTTCGTCGAGACCCAGGACGACGTCGGCCACGCGGCCGGCCTCGAGGTCGGCTCCGCGGCGGCCGCGATCGTCGACGCCGGCGAGGCGTCCGACGACGTCGAGGACATCGCCGGAAAGGTCGAGGAACTCCGATAA
- a CDS encoding ABC transporter ATP-binding protein: MSDRDTILKTTDLTKRFGALTANDRISLAVERGEIRGIIGPNGSGKTTFFNTVTGFYEPDGGTVHFDGEEVTGWEPHRLARRGLGRTFQIVSPFKNMTVRQNMLAVQTDDGRSREEKRDRVGEILEFLEIDHIADNEARGMSGGQQKLLELGRVLMLDPELVMLDEPAAGVNPALEERIMDHIHDLNDEGTTFVVIEHDMHVMKTLADTVSVFDSGSHIAQGDFEEVSQNEDVRKAYLGGTTAEDDEVPV; this comes from the coding sequence ATGAGCGACCGCGACACCATCCTCAAGACGACCGACCTGACGAAGCGATTCGGTGCGCTGACCGCCAACGACCGGATCTCGCTGGCGGTCGAGCGCGGCGAGATCCGCGGGATCATCGGGCCGAACGGGTCCGGGAAGACGACCTTCTTCAACACCGTCACCGGCTTCTACGAGCCGGACGGCGGGACCGTCCACTTCGACGGCGAGGAGGTGACCGGCTGGGAGCCCCACCGGCTCGCGCGGCGCGGGCTCGGGCGAACGTTCCAGATCGTCTCCCCGTTTAAGAATATGACCGTCCGGCAGAATATGCTCGCGGTCCAGACCGACGACGGCCGGTCCCGCGAGGAGAAACGCGATCGCGTCGGGGAGATCCTCGAGTTCCTCGAGATCGACCACATCGCGGACAACGAGGCTCGCGGGATGTCCGGCGGCCAGCAGAAGCTGCTCGAGCTCGGCCGCGTGCTGATGCTCGATCCCGAGCTCGTGATGCTCGACGAGCCCGCGGCCGGCGTCAACCCGGCCCTCGAGGAGCGGATCATGGACCACATCCACGATCTCAACGACGAGGGGACGACCTTCGTCGTCATCGAACACGACATGCACGTGATGAAGACGCTCGCCGACACGGTGTCAGTCTTCGACTCCGGGAGCCACATCGCACAGGGCGACTTCGAGGAGGTCTCACAGAACGAGGACGTTCGAAAGGCCTACCTCGGCGGAACGACCGCGGAGGACGACGAGGTGCCGGTATGA